The Kosakonia sacchari SP1 genome includes a window with the following:
- a CDS encoding MFS transporter, whose protein sequence is MTISSVLSTKDKIGYGLGDMASALVWQTATLFLAYFYTDVFGLPAAIMGTMFLVVRAVDAFVDPCIGALVDRTQTRHGRFRPWLLWFAIPFGVSCIITFYVPDAGATAKILYACITYAILSFIYSAINVPYCAMPGALTMDPHERHSLQSWRFGLSFIGGLIVTVIALPLVAHLGAGNDQKGYFYAMSMMGILGIFLFFGCFFMTRERFTPRNDSSGSLLSDLKLLAGNTQWRIVFVFNILLLTAVVTRGSATMYYVKYVLQRPDMVFTFIVSGMIAALSGALLSARLLGKFDRVRAYQWTIITFVVFAALIFIIPPTQVWLIFGLNIVFSFIQNLTTPLQWTMFSDVVDYEEHRSGRRLDGLVFSTALFAIKFGLALGGAVVGWVLGAVDYAPNQAAQSATVLTTINALFTLIPCLLFICMVLLLTRYKLNSQVADSIAQDLIRKRGDSESDTAVQTAPDFNNTGVTR, encoded by the coding sequence ATGACAATCTCCTCTGTCCTGAGTACAAAAGACAAAATAGGTTACGGTCTGGGTGATATGGCAAGCGCCCTGGTCTGGCAAACCGCAACGCTGTTTCTCGCTTATTTCTATACGGATGTGTTTGGGTTGCCTGCCGCAATAATGGGAACCATGTTTTTGGTCGTGCGCGCGGTGGATGCTTTTGTCGATCCTTGCATCGGTGCACTGGTGGATCGCACGCAAACGCGACACGGGCGCTTTCGCCCCTGGCTGCTGTGGTTTGCAATACCGTTCGGTGTGAGCTGCATTATTACCTTTTATGTCCCGGACGCCGGGGCAACGGCAAAAATCCTCTATGCCTGCATCACTTATGCCATCCTTAGCTTTATCTACTCTGCGATTAACGTACCTTACTGCGCAATGCCCGGCGCGCTGACGATGGACCCGCACGAGCGCCATTCGCTGCAGTCCTGGCGTTTTGGTTTATCGTTTATCGGCGGCCTGATCGTGACCGTTATTGCTCTGCCGCTGGTGGCGCATCTGGGGGCCGGTAACGATCAAAAAGGGTATTTCTATGCCATGAGCATGATGGGCATATTGGGTATTTTTCTGTTCTTTGGCTGCTTCTTTATGACGCGCGAACGTTTTACGCCGCGCAATGACAGCTCCGGTTCGCTGTTAAGCGATCTCAAACTGCTGGCGGGAAATACGCAATGGCGCATTGTCTTTGTGTTTAATATTTTGCTGTTAACCGCGGTTGTAACGCGTGGTTCCGCCACGATGTATTACGTCAAATACGTATTACAGCGCCCGGATATGGTGTTTACCTTTATTGTTTCCGGCATGATCGCCGCCCTAAGCGGAGCGCTATTATCGGCACGTTTGTTAGGGAAATTTGACCGGGTGCGCGCCTACCAGTGGACAATTATTACGTTCGTCGTTTTCGCTGCGCTGATCTTTATTATCCCACCGACGCAAGTGTGGCTTATTTTTGGCCTCAATATCGTTTTCAGCTTTATTCAGAACCTGACCACGCCACTGCAATGGACCATGTTCTCTGACGTGGTGGATTACGAAGAGCACCGCAGCGGGCGTCGCCTCGACGGACTGGTGTTCTCTACCGCGTTATTCGCCATTAAATTTGGCCTGGCGCTTGGCGGCGCTGTCGTGGGGTGGGTGCTTGGCGCAGTGGACTATGCGCCGAACCAGGCAGCCCAGAGTGCGACGGTGCTGACGACCATTAACGCGCTGTTTACGCTGATCCCCTGCCTGCTGTTTATCTGCATGGTGCTGCTGCTGACCCGCTACAAACTGAATAGCCAGGTTGCCGACAGTATCGCGCAAGATCTGATACGTAAACGCGGTGACAGTGAAAGCGACACGGCAGTGCAAACCGCCCCGGATTTCAACAACACAGGAGTGACCCGATGA
- the ppsA gene encoding phosphoenolpyruvate synthase produces the protein MSNNGSSPLVLWYDQLGMNDVDRVGGKNASLGEMITNLSGMGVSVPNGFATTADAFNQFLEQSGLNQRIYELLDKTDIDDVSELAKAGAQIRQWIVDTPFPPELEKAVHEAYAKLSEDDAEASFAVRSSATAEDMPDASFAGQQETFLNVQGYDAVLVAVKHVFASLFNDRAISYRVHQGYDHRGVALSAGVQRMVRSDIGSSGVMFTIDTESGFDQVVFITSAWGLGEMVVQGAVNPDEFYVHKPTLAANRPAIVRRTMGSKKIRMIYAPTQEHGKQVQIEDVPQAERDRFSLTDDEVQALAKQAVQIEKHYGRPMDIEWAKDGHTGKLFIVQARPETVRSRGQVMERYTLHAQGRIISEGRAIGHRIGAGTVKVIHDISEMNLIEPGDVLVTDMTDPDWEPIMKKAAAIVTNRGGRTCHAAIIARELGIPAVVGCGDATERIKTGEKVTVSCAEGDTGYVYADLLDFSVKSSSVDTMPDLPLKIMMNVGNPDRAFDFACLPNEGVGLARLEFIINRMIGVHPRALLEFDEQDAKLQNEIREMMKGFDSPVEFYVGRLTEGISTLGAAFWPKRVIVRLSDFKSNEYANLVGGERYEPEEENPMLGFRGAGRYVADSFRDCFALECEAVKRVRNDMGLTNVEIMVPFVRTVEQAKAVVDELARQGLKRGENGLKIIMMCEIPSNALLAEQFLEYFDGFSIGSNDMTQLALGLDRDSGVVSELFDERNDAVKALLSMAIRAAKKQGKYVGICGQGPSDHEDFAAWLMDEGIDSLSLNPDTVVQTWLSLAELKK, from the coding sequence ATGTCCAACAATGGCTCGTCTCCGCTGGTGCTTTGGTATGACCAACTCGGCATGAATGATGTAGACAGAGTTGGGGGCAAAAATGCCTCCCTTGGTGAAATGATTACTAATCTGTCCGGTATGGGGGTTTCCGTACCGAATGGGTTTGCGACCACGGCCGATGCGTTTAACCAGTTTCTGGAACAAAGCGGGCTAAATCAGCGCATTTACGAATTACTGGATAAAACCGACATCGATGATGTTTCCGAACTGGCAAAAGCCGGTGCGCAGATCCGCCAGTGGATTGTCGACACGCCATTTCCGCCTGAGCTGGAAAAAGCCGTCCACGAAGCCTACGCCAAACTTTCCGAAGACGACGCCGAAGCCTCTTTCGCGGTGCGCTCTTCTGCGACAGCGGAAGATATGCCGGATGCCTCGTTTGCCGGTCAGCAGGAAACCTTCCTCAACGTGCAAGGGTATGACGCCGTGTTGGTGGCGGTGAAGCATGTGTTTGCCTCGTTATTTAACGATCGTGCCATCTCCTATCGCGTACATCAGGGCTACGATCATCGCGGCGTCGCGCTTTCTGCCGGGGTGCAGCGCATGGTGCGTTCGGATATCGGATCTTCTGGCGTGATGTTCACCATTGATACGGAATCCGGTTTTGATCAGGTGGTGTTTATCACCTCTGCCTGGGGGCTGGGCGAAATGGTGGTACAGGGCGCTGTTAACCCTGATGAGTTTTACGTGCATAAGCCAACGCTTGCGGCCAATCGTCCAGCCATTGTGCGTCGCACCATGGGGTCGAAGAAAATCCGCATGATCTATGCGCCGACGCAAGAGCATGGCAAGCAGGTGCAGATTGAAGATGTTCCGCAGGCCGAGCGTGACCGTTTCTCTCTGACCGACGACGAAGTGCAGGCGCTGGCGAAGCAGGCGGTGCAAATCGAGAAACACTATGGCCGTCCAATGGATATTGAATGGGCGAAAGACGGCCATACCGGCAAATTGTTTATTGTGCAGGCGCGTCCGGAAACCGTGCGTTCGCGTGGCCAGGTGATGGAGCGTTACACGCTGCATGCCCAGGGGCGCATTATCTCTGAAGGTCGTGCTATTGGGCATCGCATTGGCGCAGGCACAGTAAAAGTGATCCACGATATCAGCGAGATGAACCTGATCGAGCCAGGTGATGTGCTGGTAACCGACATGACCGATCCGGACTGGGAACCGATCATGAAAAAAGCGGCGGCGATTGTTACCAACCGCGGCGGTCGTACCTGCCACGCGGCGATCATTGCGCGTGAGCTAGGTATTCCGGCGGTGGTGGGCTGCGGCGATGCGACGGAACGCATTAAAACCGGCGAGAAAGTCACCGTCTCCTGCGCCGAAGGCGATACCGGATATGTGTATGCCGATCTGCTGGATTTCAGCGTGAAAAGTTCAAGCGTGGACACCATGCCGGATCTGCCGCTGAAGATCATGATGAACGTCGGCAACCCGGATCGCGCGTTCGATTTTGCTTGCCTGCCAAACGAAGGCGTAGGCCTTGCGCGTCTGGAATTCATCATCAACCGCATGATAGGCGTGCATCCGCGTGCGCTGCTGGAGTTTGATGAGCAGGACGCGAAATTACAAAACGAAATCCGCGAAATGATGAAAGGCTTCGATTCGCCGGTTGAGTTTTATGTCGGTCGTCTGACGGAAGGCATTTCGACACTGGGCGCGGCATTCTGGCCAAAACGCGTGATTGTGCGTCTGTCCGATTTTAAATCGAACGAATACGCCAATCTGGTTGGCGGTGAACGTTATGAGCCGGAAGAAGAGAACCCGATGCTCGGCTTCCGTGGCGCTGGCCGTTATGTGGCCGACAGCTTCCGCGATTGCTTTGCGCTTGAATGCGAAGCGGTAAAACGCGTGCGTAACGATATGGGGCTGACCAACGTTGAAATCATGGTCCCGTTTGTGCGTACCGTTGAACAGGCAAAAGCGGTGGTTGATGAGCTGGCGCGTCAGGGGCTGAAACGCGGTGAGAACGGGCTGAAAATCATCATGATGTGCGAAATCCCGTCCAACGCGTTGCTGGCGGAGCAGTTCCTCGAATATTTCGATGGTTTCTCTATCGGCTCCAACGACATGACTCAACTGGCGTTGGGCCTCGATCGCGACTCCGGCGTGGTTTCCGAGCTGTTCGACGAACGTAACGACGCGGTGAAAGCGCTGCTTTCGATGGCGATCCGTGCGGCGAAAAAGCAGGGCAAATATGTCGGTATCTGCGGACAGGGACCTTCGGATCACGAAGATTTTGCCGCCTGGTTGATGGATGAGGGGATTGATAGTCTCTCGCTCAATCCGGACACCGTTGTGCAGACCTGGCTCAGCCTCGCCGAACTGAAAAAATAA
- the ppsR gene encoding posphoenolpyruvate synthetase regulatory kinase/phosphorylase PpsR: MDSSVDRHVFYISDGTAITAEVLGHAVMSQFPVAVSSITLPFVENESRARAVKEQIDAIYQQTGNRPLVFYSIVIPEIRAIILQSEGFCQDIVQALVAPLQEELKLDPTPIAHRTHGLNPGNLTKYDARIAAIDYTLAHDDGISLRNLDQAQVILLGVSRCGKTPTSLYLAMQFGIRAANYPFIADDMDNLVLPAALKPLQHKLFGLTINPERLAAIREERRENSRYASLRQCRMEVAEVEALYRKNQIPCLNSTNYSVEEIATKMLDIMGLNRRMY; this comes from the coding sequence ATGGACAGTTCAGTTGATCGCCACGTCTTTTATATTTCTGATGGAACCGCTATCACCGCTGAAGTATTAGGCCATGCGGTCATGTCGCAATTCCCGGTTGCCGTAAGCAGTATTACGCTGCCGTTTGTGGAAAACGAGAGCCGTGCCCGTGCCGTCAAAGAACAAATAGACGCCATTTATCAGCAAACCGGCAATCGTCCACTGGTGTTCTACTCCATTGTGATACCGGAAATTCGCGCCATTATTTTGCAAAGCGAAGGATTTTGTCAGGATATCGTTCAGGCGCTGGTTGCGCCGCTGCAGGAGGAATTAAAACTCGATCCTACCCCCATTGCGCATCGCACACATGGGCTTAATCCAGGTAATTTAACCAAATACGATGCGCGTATCGCGGCAATTGATTACACTCTCGCGCACGATGACGGTATTTCTTTGCGTAATCTTGATCAGGCACAGGTGATTTTACTGGGCGTTTCGCGCTGTGGAAAAACACCGACCAGTCTGTATCTGGCGATGCAATTTGGTATTCGCGCGGCAAATTATCCTTTTATTGCCGATGATATGGATAACCTCGTTCTCCCCGCTGCGTTAAAGCCACTGCAGCATAAATTATTTGGTCTGACCATTAATCCGGAACGTCTTGCCGCCATTCGCGAAGAGCGCCGGGAAAATAGCCGCTACGCGTCGTTGCGCCAGTGCCGAATGGAAGTCGCAGAAGTGGAAGCGCTTTACCGCAAGAATCAAATCCCCTGCCTTAATAGTACCAACTACTCGGTAGAAGAAATTGCCACCAAGATGCTCGATATTATGGGGTTAAATCGCCGCATGTACTAA
- the aroH gene encoding 3-deoxy-7-phosphoheptulonate synthase AroH, translated as MNKTDELRTAPISSLVTPAELAQRYPVTSEVAEHVTASRRRIEKILNGEDRRLLVIIGPCSIHDLDAAVDYASRLQVLREKHHAHLEIVMRTYFEKPRTVVGWKGLISDPDLNGSYRVNHGLELARKLLLQVNELGVPTATEFLDMVTGQFIADLISWGAIGARTTESQIHREMASALSCPVGFKNGTDGNTRIAVDAIRASRASHMFLSPDKSGQMTIYQTSGNPYGHIIMRGGKKPNYHAEDIANACDTLREFGLPEHLVVDFSHGNCQKEHRRQLDVCDDICTQIRNGSLAIAGVMAESFLQEGTQKIVSGQPLVYGQSITDPCLNWEDSELLLEKLATAVATRF; from the coding sequence ATGAACAAAACTGATGAACTTCGCACTGCGCCTATCAGCAGCCTGGTGACACCAGCTGAACTTGCGCAGCGCTACCCTGTTACCTCAGAGGTAGCTGAGCATGTGACCGCATCCCGTCGGCGGATAGAAAAAATACTGAATGGTGAAGATCGCCGCCTGTTGGTGATTATTGGTCCCTGCTCAATTCACGATCTTGACGCCGCCGTTGATTACGCGAGCCGTTTACAAGTATTACGTGAAAAACACCACGCGCATCTGGAAATAGTCATGCGCACCTACTTCGAAAAACCGCGCACCGTAGTGGGCTGGAAAGGGTTGATTTCCGATCCGGATCTGAACGGCAGTTACCGCGTAAATCACGGTCTTGAGCTGGCGCGTAAGCTGCTGTTGCAGGTCAATGAGCTAGGCGTGCCCACCGCCACCGAATTCCTCGATATGGTGACCGGCCAGTTTATTGCCGATTTAATTAGCTGGGGTGCTATTGGCGCGCGCACCACGGAAAGCCAGATCCACCGGGAAATGGCCTCGGCGCTTTCTTGCCCGGTCGGTTTTAAAAATGGTACCGATGGCAATACACGTATCGCCGTTGATGCGATCCGTGCTTCACGCGCCAGCCATATGTTCCTCTCGCCGGATAAAAGCGGGCAAATGACCATTTATCAGACCAGCGGCAACCCCTACGGCCACATCATTATGCGTGGCGGTAAAAAACCAAATTACCATGCCGAAGATATCGCCAATGCGTGCGATACGCTGCGTGAATTTGGTTTGCCGGAGCATCTGGTGGTGGATTTCAGCCACGGCAACTGCCAGAAAGAGCACCGCCGCCAGTTGGATGTCTGTGACGACATTTGTACGCAAATCCGTAATGGCTCGCTCGCGATCGCTGGTGTGATGGCGGAAAGTTTCCTGCAAGAAGGCACGCAAAAAATTGTCAGTGGCCAGCCGCTGGTATACGGGCAGTCTATTACCGACCCATGTCTGAACTGGGAAGACAGCGAACTGCTGCTGGAAAAACTCGCAACCGCGGTTGCCACCCGCTTTTAA
- the hemP gene encoding hemin uptake protein HemP produces MSQMDSTPASPPVTPQEKPTHITPTDRRVHSHSLLGDEGRVVIDHNGQQYLLRQTHAGKLILTK; encoded by the coding sequence ATGTCGCAAATGGATAGCACACCTGCATCACCACCCGTCACGCCTCAGGAAAAACCCACGCACATCACCCCAACCGATCGTCGTGTTCACAGCCATTCACTGCTGGGGGATGAAGGACGCGTCGTTATTGACCACAACGGGCAGCAATATCTGCTGCGCCAGACGCACGCCGGAAAATTGATCCTGACAAAGTAG
- the selO gene encoding protein adenylyltransferase SelO has protein sequence MTLSFTTHWRDELPDFYTALSPTPLHNARLLWRNEPLAHALDVPDALFHPASGAGVWGGEALLPGMSPLAQVYSGHQFGVWAGQLGDGRGILLGEQQLPDGTTRDWHLKGAGLTPYSRMGDGRAVLRSTIRESLASEAMHYLGIPTTRALSIVTSDTPVMRETQEQGAMLMRIAESHVRFGHFEHFYYRRDPQKVRQLADFVIRHHWPELQNESDKYVAWFRDVVRRTAQLIARWQAVGFAHGVMNTDNMSILGLTIDYGPFGFLDDYQPGFICNHSDYQGRYSFENQPAVALWNLQRLAQSLSPFIAAESLNAALDDYQHQLLTEYGLLMRSKLGFFTRQQEDNDLLNSLFALMAREGSDYTRTFRMLSLTGQQSAASPLRDEFIDRGAFDDWFARYRARLQQENIDDAQRQAHMQQVNPAMVLRNWLAQRAIDAAEKGDSSELERLHEALRQPFIDRSDDYVSRPPDWGKRLEVSCSS, from the coding sequence ATGACCCTGTCTTTTACTACCCACTGGCGAGATGAATTGCCAGATTTTTATACCGCATTATCCCCAACGCCGCTGCACAACGCCCGGTTGCTCTGGCGCAATGAGCCGTTGGCACATGCGCTGGATGTACCGGATGCGCTGTTTCATCCCGCCTCGGGAGCAGGAGTGTGGGGCGGTGAAGCGCTGTTGCCTGGCATGTCTCCACTGGCGCAGGTCTACAGTGGACATCAGTTTGGTGTCTGGGCCGGACAATTAGGTGATGGACGCGGGATTTTGCTCGGTGAGCAGCAACTCCCGGACGGCACAACCCGGGACTGGCACTTGAAAGGCGCCGGGCTGACGCCGTATTCGCGCATGGGGGATGGCCGTGCGGTGTTGCGTTCGACCATTCGCGAAAGCCTGGCTTCAGAAGCAATGCATTATCTGGGGATCCCGACCACGCGCGCATTGAGCATTGTGACCAGCGATACGCCGGTGATGCGCGAAACGCAGGAGCAGGGCGCGATGCTGATGCGTATTGCCGAAAGCCATGTGCGGTTTGGTCATTTCGAACATTTTTACTACCGACGCGATCCGCAAAAAGTCCGTCAACTGGCAGATTTTGTTATCCGTCATCACTGGCCGGAATTGCAAAACGAAAGCGATAAATATGTCGCATGGTTCCGGGATGTCGTGCGGCGTACCGCGCAGTTGATTGCGCGCTGGCAAGCGGTAGGGTTCGCGCACGGTGTAATGAATACCGATAACATGTCGATTCTTGGTTTAACGATCGACTATGGCCCGTTCGGTTTTCTTGATGATTACCAGCCCGGTTTTATCTGCAACCACTCTGATTACCAGGGAAGGTACAGTTTTGAAAACCAGCCGGCGGTGGCGCTCTGGAATCTCCAGCGCCTGGCGCAGTCACTATCGCCATTCATTGCTGCGGAGAGCCTAAACGCCGCGCTGGATGATTACCAGCACCAGTTACTCACTGAATATGGCCTGTTGATGCGCAGCAAATTGGGCTTCTTCACCCGCCAGCAAGAGGATAACGATCTTCTGAATTCGCTGTTTGCCCTGATGGCGCGTGAAGGCAGCGATTATACGCGTACGTTCCGCATGCTCAGTCTGACCGGGCAGCAAAGTGCTGCGTCGCCGTTACGCGATGAGTTTATCGATCGCGGCGCATTTGATGACTGGTTTGCACGATATCGGGCGCGCTTACAGCAGGAGAATATCGATGACGCACAGCGACAGGCGCATATGCAGCAGGTTAATCCGGCGATGGTGTTGCGAAACTGGCTGGCGCAGCGCGCCATTGATGCCGCAGAGAAAGGTGATAGCAGCGAACTGGAGCGACTTCATGAGGCATTACGACAGCCATTTATTGATCGCAGTGATGATTATGTCAGCCGCCCGCCTGACTGGGGCAAACGGCTGGAAGTCAGCTGTTCGAGTTAA
- a CDS encoding EAL domain-containing protein → MIVSLDDTYRSELLLLPARKSNGMLQGLEIIINFVGPDSNVRTPTELVLPRLTPEEILTLFNEQLALLEACQLFFIQHQLTAWINIAPSLIDVLLTDETLATNIRKFPFLEFTINENFPDLNRGKDNHLLFLLAKQYSLVLANFGAGTASTKAIFDGLFKRVVLDKNFVHQRLASPSFEPFMRVIVSQLEPYCDALMIAGIDDEHALNRASAFPFSAMLGAMWAPVAVEQLTSLVQP, encoded by the coding sequence ATGATAGTATCGCTGGATGACACATATCGCTCTGAGCTTCTATTACTGCCTGCGAGGAAAAGTAACGGAATGCTACAGGGACTGGAAATTATCATTAACTTTGTGGGGCCCGACAGCAATGTTCGCACGCCTACAGAGCTGGTCCTCCCGCGCCTTACGCCTGAAGAAATACTCACCTTATTCAATGAACAACTGGCGCTGCTTGAAGCCTGCCAACTCTTTTTTATCCAACATCAATTAACGGCCTGGATTAATATTGCGCCCTCTTTGATTGATGTCCTGTTAACAGATGAAACGCTTGCGACAAACATTAGGAAATTTCCTTTTCTTGAATTTACCATTAATGAGAATTTTCCCGATCTAAATAGGGGAAAAGATAATCATCTATTGTTTCTATTGGCGAAACAATATTCACTGGTGCTGGCTAATTTTGGTGCCGGAACCGCGTCGACCAAAGCCATTTTTGATGGCTTATTTAAGCGGGTGGTATTGGATAAAAATTTTGTTCATCAGCGGCTGGCTTCACCTTCATTCGAACCTTTTATGCGAGTGATTGTTTCGCAGCTCGAGCCCTATTGTGATGCATTGATGATTGCAGGCATTGATGATGAACACGCCCTCAACCGCGCTTCGGCCTTTCCCTTTAGCGCCATGCTTGGCGCAATGTGGGCGCCCGTCGCCGTCGAACAGTTAACCTCTCTGGTTCAACCATAG
- a CDS encoding C40 family peptidase encodes MRIWLLLAAALFLAGCSSHRAPPPNPRLSDSITVIAGLNDQLSQWHGTPYRYGGMSRSGVDCSGFVMMTFRDKFSLQLPRETRQQAEIGTKIDKDDLLPGDLVFFKTGSGESGLHVGIYDTDNEFIHASTSRGVMRSSLDNVYWRKNFWQARRI; translated from the coding sequence ATGCGTATCTGGTTATTGCTGGCAGCGGCGTTATTCCTTGCAGGATGTAGTTCTCATCGCGCGCCGCCGCCAAATCCAAGATTGTCAGATTCGATAACCGTTATTGCTGGCCTGAATGATCAGCTGAGCCAGTGGCATGGTACGCCGTATCGCTACGGTGGCATGAGCCGTTCCGGCGTTGATTGTTCCGGCTTCGTTATGATGACGTTTCGCGATAAGTTTTCTTTACAATTGCCGCGCGAGACGCGCCAACAGGCGGAAATCGGCACGAAAATCGATAAAGATGATTTGCTGCCAGGCGACCTGGTTTTCTTTAAAACCGGTTCCGGAGAGAGCGGATTGCACGTTGGTATTTACGATACGGATAATGAGTTCATTCATGCCTCAACCAGCCGGGGAGTGATGCGCTCTTCTCTGGATAATGTCTACTGGCGTAAAAATTTCTGGCAAGCACGCCGCATCTAA
- the btuD gene encoding vitamin B12 ABC transporter ATP-binding protein BtuD, with translation MSMLLQLQYVAEPGRLGPITASIGRGEVLHLVGPNGAGKSTLLARIAGLSGGQGSVLFNARSLTQWPASQLAQHRAYLAQQQTPPFAMPVWQYLSLHQRDNAHTALLAQIAGKLGLSDKLGRAVNHLSGGEWQRVRLAAVILQIHPAGNPTGELLLLDEPMNSLDVAQQAALDKLLNELVAAGITVVMSSHDLNHTLRHARQAWLLSGGKLLMSGRQDEVLTPSHLATAYGLAFRQLDVEGHRVLIPAT, from the coding sequence ATGTCAATGCTGTTGCAGCTTCAGTATGTGGCTGAACCCGGAAGGCTTGGGCCGATAACAGCATCGATCGGCCGGGGAGAAGTCCTGCATCTTGTCGGACCGAATGGTGCAGGGAAAAGCACCCTGCTGGCGCGCATTGCTGGGTTATCAGGCGGGCAGGGAAGCGTGCTGTTTAATGCCCGTTCTTTGACACAGTGGCCAGCATCGCAGCTGGCGCAACACCGCGCTTACCTGGCCCAGCAGCAGACACCGCCGTTCGCGATGCCAGTCTGGCAGTACTTGTCCTTGCATCAGCGCGATAACGCACATACCGCGCTGCTTGCACAGATCGCGGGCAAGCTTGGCCTCAGCGATAAGCTGGGGCGGGCGGTGAATCACCTGTCAGGCGGGGAGTGGCAGCGGGTACGCTTAGCGGCAGTGATTTTACAAATTCACCCCGCCGGTAACCCCACCGGGGAGCTTTTGTTGCTGGATGAGCCGATGAATAGCCTCGATGTTGCCCAGCAGGCAGCACTCGATAAGCTTTTAAACGAGCTGGTTGCCGCAGGAATTACCGTGGTGATGAGTAGCCACGATCTTAACCATACGTTGCGACATGCGCGTCAGGCCTGGCTACTCAGCGGCGGCAAACTGTTAATGAGCGGGCGGCAGGACGAGGTGCTGACACCATCTCATCTGGCGACGGCGTATGGTTTGGCTTTTCGCCAACTCGATGTGGAAGGTCACCGCGTGCTGATCCCCGCAACGTGA
- a CDS encoding glutathione peroxidase, protein MQQDILNTEVKTIDGEQTTLAGYLGKVLLLVNVASKCGLTPQYEQLEQMQKEFESEGFTVLGFPCNQFLGQEPGSEEEIKTFCSTTYGITFPLFSKIDVNGEARHPLYKKLIAAAPKAVAPEGSGFYERMESKGRAPKEPGDILWNFEKFLIGRDGKVIQRFSPDMTPEDPILVDAVKQALAK, encoded by the coding sequence ATGCAACAGGATATTCTCAATACTGAAGTTAAGACTATCGATGGTGAACAGACAACGCTTGCAGGTTACCTCGGCAAGGTGCTGCTGCTGGTCAACGTTGCCTCTAAATGTGGGCTGACGCCACAGTACGAACAACTGGAACAGATGCAAAAAGAATTTGAAAGTGAAGGGTTTACCGTACTCGGTTTTCCCTGCAATCAGTTTCTCGGCCAGGAACCGGGTTCAGAAGAGGAGATTAAAACCTTCTGTAGCACCACGTATGGCATAACATTTCCGCTGTTCAGCAAAATCGATGTGAATGGTGAAGCACGTCACCCGCTGTATAAAAAGCTCATTGCCGCAGCGCCGAAGGCCGTTGCACCTGAGGGAAGTGGTTTCTACGAACGTATGGAGAGCAAGGGGCGAGCGCCGAAAGAGCCGGGCGATATACTGTGGAATTTTGAAAAATTCCTGATTGGTCGTGATGGCAAGGTGATTCAACGCTTCTCACCGGATATGACACCGGAAGATCCGATTCTCGTTGATGCGGTGAAACAGGCGCTGGCGAAGTAA